CTCCCGCTCTCGGTTATCACGTCGAGATGCCTGCCGTAGAGCAACCTGTCGTCTATGCCGCCGATTTTCCTGAAGGTCAGCTTTCCGTCGGGCCTTATGCCCGTCACGAGAAGCCCTATCTCGTCCATGTGGGCCATGAAGATGCCCTTAAGCTCGCCCTCGCCGAGCTCGACGAGCAGGTTTCCAATGGTGTCAACGGTGTAGTCGGCGTACGGCTCGACCCACTCCGCAATCTTCTCCCTGACCTTTTCCTCGTAGCCGGAAATCCCCGGAACCCGGGTGATTTCCCTCAGCTCATCGACGAGCATCGCAACCACCTCAGAGCATCTTAACCTTCTCGGGCGGGCGTATCTTGAGGACCCCCCTGTTCACGAGCGTCTCCGGGACCTCACCCCTGAGAACAGCCAGGAGGTTCCTCACCGCCTGGAAGCCCATGTCCTCCATCGCCTCCTTACTCAAGCCGGCGTAGTGGGGCGTTAAAACCGTCTCCCACTCGTACCTGAAGAGCTCGTGCTCCTGCACCGGCTCGTTCTCGAATACGTCCGTCGCGTAGCCCTTCAGATTTCCGTCCTCGAGCGCCTTGACGAGGGCACTCTCATCGACCAGGCTCCCGCGCCCGATGTTGACGAGGTATTTGCCTTCGAGGAGTTCCAGCCTTTCCTCGTTGATGATGTGGTAGGTTTCTCTCGTGGCCGGGAGGGCCAGGATAACTACATCGCTCTCCCTCAGGACGTCGTCGAGCGGAAGGTATTTGGCCCCAACTTCCTCCTCTATATCGGGCTTCCTCGAGCGCGACCAGTAGAGTATCTCCGTCCCCATCGCCTTCATTCTCCGGGCTATGGCCTTTCCTATCGCCCCCATGCCGAGAATTCCGACCCTTTTGCCGTAGAGGGTCTCTATTTCCTTGAAACCGCTCCACACCGTCCTGTGGGAGTCCCACTTTCCTGAGCGAATGAAC
This Thermococcus cleftensis DNA region includes the following protein-coding sequences:
- a CDS encoding 2-hydroxyacid dehydrogenase encodes the protein MRPRVAVLFKMKSRPLEELRKYADVELILYPGVEELKERIGEFDGVIVSPLNPLPGEVIERADRLKVISCHSAGYDHVDVEAATRKGIYVTKVAGVLSEAVAEFAVGLTIALLRKIAYADRFIRSGKWDSHRTVWSGFKEIETLYGKRVGILGMGAIGKAIARRMKAMGTEILYWSRSRKPDIEEEVGAKYLPLDDVLRESDVVILALPATRETYHIINEERLELLEGKYLVNIGRGSLVDESALVKALEDGNLKGYATDVFENEPVQEHELFRYEWETVLTPHYAGLSKEAMEDMGFQAVRNLLAVLRGEVPETLVNRGVLKIRPPEKVKML